From Solanum lycopersicum chromosome 8, SLM_r2.1, the proteins below share one genomic window:
- the LOC101258978 gene encoding probable carboxylesterase 17, protein MSIVAEAPGYIQVFSDGSVKRFEPQIATASIEPYNGYMSKDVIIDSSKLIFGRMYLPESSIHQHFPVLVYFHGGGFCIGSTTWLGYHVFLGDLSVASKSIILSVDYRLAPENRLPIAYEDCYSALEWLIKNIEFEPWLKRADLSQLFLSGDSAGGNIVHQVAIRAITSEVFRGRLKALLPIHPYFGSEKRTELEMDNGSAGGVEMNDMFWRLSLPQGSNRDYFGCNFENAQLSLAEWSQFPAVIVFVAGLDLLKERGVTYAEFLKKKGVKSHVKVVEAEEQAHVYHVFHPESEATRLLQKQMSDFINSFRK, encoded by the coding sequence ATGTCCATAGTTGCTGAAGCACCAGGTTACATCCAAGTTTTTTCTGATGGTTCAGTGAAGCGATTCGAGCCACAAATAGCTACTGCATCAATTGAACCTTACAATGGCTACATGTCTAAGGATGTTATCATTGATTCTTCGAAACTAATATTTGGAAGGATGTACCTTCCTGAATCAAGTATTCACCAACACTTTCCTGTTCTTGTCTACTTCCACGGTGGTGGATTTTGTATCGGCTCAACTACATGGCTCGGTTACCATGTTTTTCTTGGAGATTTAAGTGTGGCTTCAAAATCTATCATTCTTTCAGTAGACTATCGTCTTGCACCGGAAAATAGACTTCCTATAGCTTATGAAGATTGCTATTCTGCATTGGAATGGCTGATCAAGAACATAGAATTTGAACCATGGCTGAAAAGGGCTGATCTTTCTCAGCTTTTTCTATCCGGGGACAGTGCTGGAGGGAACATAGTTCATCAGGTTGCTATCAGGGCGATTACAAGTGAAGTTTTTCGTGGTAGACTAAAGGCGTTGCTGCCAATTCATCCATATTTTGGGAGTGAAAAGAGGACTGAATTAGAGATGGATAATGGATCAGCAGGGGGCGTGGAAATGAACGACATGTTTTGGAGACTCAGCTTGCCTCAAGGATCAAATCGTGATTATTTTGGATGTAATTTTGAGAATGCTCAATTATCTTTGGCTGAGTGGTCTCAGTTTCCAGCAGTGATTGTTTTTGTTGCTGGTTTAGACTTGTTGAAAGAAAGGGGAGTCACGTACGCTgaattcttgaagaagaaaGGTGTGAAAAGTCATGTGAAGGTGGTTGAAGCTGAGGAACAGGCTCATGTTTATCATGTATTTCATCCTGAATCAGAGGCTACTCGTTTGCTTCAGAAGCAAATGAGTGATTTCATAAATAGTTTTAGGAAATGA
- the LOC101259272 gene encoding probable sugar phosphate/phosphate translocator At2g25520, with protein MGKGAALSNGVVKKIILSYTYVAIWIFLSFTVIVYNKYILDRKLYGWPFPISLTMIHMTFCSSLAFLLVRVFKVVEPVSLSRNVYLTCILPIGALYSVSLWLSNSAYIYLSVSFIQMLKALMPVAVYTIGILFKKDTFNNSTMGNMMAISVGVAIAAYGEAKYDSWGVFLQLLAVLFEATRLVMIQILLTSKGISLNPITSLYYVAPSCLVFLSIPWIFVELPILRQSSSFQFDFAIFGTNSLCAFALNLAVFLLVGKTSALTMNVAGVVKDWLLIAFSWSVIKDTVTPVNLIGYGLAFLGVAYYNHKKLQALKAKEAQKKSQQADEEAGRLLTERDSNGSSDGKKGDTQA; from the coding sequence ATGGGGAAAGGTGCCGCCTTGTCAAACGGAGTAGTGAAGAAGATCATTCTTTCTTATACTTATGTAGCAATCTGGATCTTCCTCTCTTTCACTGTCATTGTTTACAACAAATACATTCTTGACCGGAAGCTCTATGGATGGCCTTTTCCCATCTCTCTAACAATGATTCACATGACCTTTTGTTCATCTTTAGCTTTCCTTCTTGTTCGTGTTTTCAAAGTTGTTGAGCCTGTTTCCTTATCTCGGAATGTTTATCTTACTTGCATACTTCCCATTGGTGCTCTTTACTCTGTTTCTCTTTGGCTTTCAAATTCTGCTTACATTTATCTTTCTGTTTCCTTTATACAAATGCTCAAAGCCCTTATGCCTGTTGCTGTTTATACCATCGGGATCTTGTTTAAAAAGGACACTTTTAACAACTCTACCATGGGTAATATGATGGCAATTTCAGTGGGTGTTGCTATTGCTGCTTATGGTGAAGCAAAGTATGATTCTTGGGGTGTTTTTCTTCAGTTGCTTGCTGTTTTGTTTGAGGCTACTAGACTTGTTATGATCCAGATCTTGTTGACTTCAAAGGGTATTAGTTTAAATCCAATTACTTCTCTCTACTATGTTGCTCCTAGCTGCTTGGTTTTCTTGTCAATTCCTTGGATTTTTGTGGAGCTTCCAATTTTGAGACAGAGCTCGagttttcaatttgattttgcTATTTTCGGGACTAATTCATTGTGTGCCTTCGCTTTGAACTTGGCTGTGTTCTTGCTGGTGGGAAAGACTTCAGCTTTGACTATGAATGTTGCTGGGGTTGTTAAAGATTGGCTTCTTATTGCATTTTCTTGGTCAGTGATTAAGGATACTGTGACTCCAGTGAATCTGATTGGGTATGGATTAGCTTTCTTGGGAGTTGcatactataatcataagaagTTACAGGCATTGAAGGCAAAGGAAGCACAGAAGAAATCTCAGCAAGCTGATGAGGAAGCAGGGAGATTGTTGACTGAGAGGGACTCTAATGGATCATCTGATGGAAAGAAGGGTGATACACAAGCCTAG